The following proteins are encoded in a genomic region of Candidatus Hinthialibacter antarcticus:
- the fba gene encoding class II fructose-bisphosphate aldolase (catalyzes the reversible aldol condensation of dihydroxyacetonephosphate and glyceraldehyde 3-phosphate in the Calvin cycle, glycolysis, and/or gluconeogenesis) codes for MPLVPLRTLLDHAAENNYGVAAFNVNNMEQIQAIMEAAIETNSPVIVQASRGARKYSNDNYLRHLMMAAAELNPQIPIVMHQDHGNSPETCMSAIDNDFTSVMMDGSLEADGKTPSSYEYNVDTTTAVVNAAHAKGVSVEGELGCLGSLETGTGDKEDGHGFEGTLDKEQLLTDPDQAVDFVQKTGVDALAVAIGTSHGAYKFTKKPTGEVLAMSRIEEIHAKLPNTHLVMHGSSSVPEELVDLINQYGGGIKKAYGVPVEEIQRGIKSGVRKINVDTDNRLAITGAIRKVFSLKPEEFDPRGYLGPARAAMKEVCVARMIAFGQAGFADKIKQVTLVDMAASYKSGK; via the coding sequence ATGCCATTAGTCCCACTGAGAACGCTGTTAGACCACGCAGCAGAAAACAACTATGGAGTCGCCGCATTCAACGTCAATAACATGGAGCAAATCCAGGCGATTATGGAAGCGGCGATTGAAACCAATTCACCGGTTATCGTCCAAGCCAGCCGCGGCGCCCGCAAATATAGCAACGACAATTACCTGCGCCACTTGATGATGGCCGCAGCCGAATTGAATCCACAAATTCCTATCGTCATGCACCAGGATCACGGCAACAGCCCCGAAACCTGCATGTCAGCCATCGACAATGACTTCACCAGCGTCATGATGGACGGCTCGCTCGAAGCCGACGGCAAAACCCCGTCCAGTTACGAATACAACGTCGATACCACCACAGCCGTCGTCAACGCCGCTCATGCCAAAGGCGTCTCGGTTGAAGGCGAACTCGGATGCCTCGGCAGCCTCGAAACCGGCACAGGCGACAAAGAAGACGGCCACGGATTCGAAGGTACGCTCGACAAAGAACAACTCTTGACCGATCCTGACCAAGCAGTTGACTTCGTCCAAAAGACAGGCGTTGACGCCCTCGCAGTCGCCATCGGCACCAGCCACGGCGCTTACAAATTCACCAAGAAACCGACTGGCGAAGTTCTCGCCATGAGCCGCATCGAAGAAATCCACGCCAAACTGCCTAACACCCACTTGGTTATGCACGGCTCCTCTTCGGTCCCCGAAGAATTGGTCGACCTCATCAACCAATACGGCGGCGGAATCAAAAAAGCCTACGGCGTTCCTGTTGAAGAGATTCAACGCGGCATCAAATCAGGCGTCCGCAAGATCAACGTCGACACAGACAACCGCCTCGCCATCACTGGCGCGATTCGCAAGGTCTTCTCATTAAAGCCGGAAGAATTCGACCCACGCGGTTATCTTGGACCAGCCCGCGCCGCGATGAAAGAAGTTTGCGTTGCGCGCATGATCGCTTTTGGTCAAGCCGGTTTCGCCGACAAGATCAAACAAGTCACATTGGTTGACATGGCTGCCAGCTACAAAAGCGGCAAATAA
- a CDS encoding nucleotidyltransferase family protein has product MNREAIHSIFNNHRNELSELGVHSLALFGSTVRDEDHAQSDVDLLVEFNRPIGLLHFSRVRLRLEELLGKPVDLVSKKAILKELEDDILSEAINVF; this is encoded by the coding sequence ATGAACCGAGAAGCAATCCATTCAATCTTCAACAATCACCGGAACGAACTATCAGAATTAGGCGTTCATTCTCTCGCCTTGTTTGGTTCAACCGTGCGGGATGAAGATCATGCGCAAAGCGACGTCGATCTTCTTGTCGAATTTAATCGTCCCATAGGATTGTTGCATTTTTCGAGAGTACGATTGCGACTGGAAGAACTATTAGGAAAGCCTGTCGATTTGGTTTCTAAGAAAGCCATCCTCAAAGAATTAGAAGACGATATTCTCTCTGAGGCAATCAATGTCTTCTAA
- the lysA gene encoding diaminopimelate decarboxylase, with product MTDFETNSRSFEYRDGELFAESVPLKVIAETYGTPVYVYSKEAVLDAYTGYQNGLEGVPHLICYAVKANGNVAVMKMLAERGAGADLTSAGEMHLAKTAGIPPERMVFSGVGKTAQEIESALELGVLMFNVESSAELNVIASVAKKIGKTAHISVRVNPNVDAKTHPKISTGLKEHKFGVPWEECLALYERAASLDSIKIRGISAHIGSSLPDAQPLLDALDKILSLHAQLKEWGIEVPYVDIGGGLGIRYSQETPLSTKEFAQRLKEKIKDAGVTLIIEPGRSIMGNAGILLCETQYVKRTADRTFVIINAAMNDLARPAMYGAHHNISPISTGKPIETVDVVGPICESSDVFGKGLSLPQCEPNDLLAICSAGAYGFSMASQYNGRVRCAEVLVDGDTHRLVRRREELDELTRLQVY from the coding sequence ATGACCGATTTTGAAACGAACTCCCGGTCTTTCGAGTACCGGGACGGTGAATTATTTGCGGAATCCGTGCCTTTGAAGGTGATTGCCGAAACCTATGGCACGCCCGTTTACGTTTATTCCAAAGAAGCCGTGCTTGACGCCTATACTGGATACCAAAATGGGTTGGAAGGCGTTCCACACCTGATCTGCTATGCGGTGAAAGCGAATGGCAACGTCGCTGTTATGAAAATGCTGGCGGAACGCGGCGCCGGAGCGGACCTGACCTCGGCTGGCGAGATGCATCTGGCGAAGACGGCGGGGATTCCACCCGAACGAATGGTATTTTCTGGCGTTGGTAAGACCGCCCAGGAAATCGAAAGCGCACTCGAACTCGGCGTGTTAATGTTTAATGTTGAATCCAGCGCTGAGTTGAATGTGATTGCCTCCGTCGCAAAGAAGATCGGCAAGACGGCGCATATTTCTGTTCGGGTCAATCCAAATGTTGACGCCAAGACTCACCCCAAAATCAGCACGGGCCTGAAAGAACATAAATTCGGCGTCCCCTGGGAAGAATGTCTAGCATTGTATGAACGCGCGGCTTCGCTAGATTCGATCAAAATTCGCGGCATCTCTGCGCACATCGGTTCATCCTTGCCTGATGCGCAACCTTTACTGGATGCGCTCGACAAGATTTTGTCCTTACACGCTCAATTGAAAGAGTGGGGAATTGAGGTCCCCTACGTCGATATTGGCGGTGGTTTAGGGATCCGCTATTCGCAAGAAACGCCGCTTTCGACAAAGGAATTTGCCCAGCGCTTAAAAGAAAAAATCAAAGATGCAGGCGTTACGCTAATTATTGAACCCGGTCGTTCGATTATGGGTAACGCAGGCATATTGTTGTGCGAAACGCAGTATGTAAAACGCACGGCGGACCGCACATTCGTCATCATCAACGCCGCGATGAATGACCTCGCTCGTCCCGCGATGTACGGCGCTCATCACAACATTTCGCCCATTTCAACAGGCAAGCCAATTGAAACCGTTGATGTGGTTGGGCCGATATGCGAGTCGAGCGACGTATTCGGCAAAGGCCTTTCGCTGCCGCAATGCGAACCGAACGATTTGCTGGCGATTTGTTCGGCGGGCGCGTATGGATTTTCGATGGCGTCGCAGTACAATGGCCGGGTTCGGTGCGCGGAAGTGCTTGTCGATGGGGATACGCACAGATTGGTGCGCCGTCGTGAAGAACTCGACGAACTGACGCGCCTTCAAGTCTATTAA
- a CDS encoding LL-diaminopimelate aminotransferase → MEIKGSERLKKLPVYLFDALDAMKAEEQAKGVDVIDLGVGDPDRPTPKYIIDAMKQAVDDPANHHYPSFKGSPGYRKAVATWYKSNFNVDLDPDKEALLCIGSKRGAADLPMALCNPGDVVLIPDPCYTAYIPGIQFAGAEVQFMPLLEENNFLPDLDAVPEEICQRAKLMILNFPGNPTAALAPLSYFEKVVAFAKKHNIVVAHDGPYSEAVYDGQRQPSFLEAPGAKEVGIEFHSLSKVFNMSGWRLAHAVGNTTVLAHLAKVRSNVDMGAFMPLQHAGIAALTGNMDFTREMTAVYQRRRDVLIDGLNSLGWNMRKPPATFFIWSKVPVDGVSSGEFAESVLRKAGVLITPGRGFGEKGEGYIRIALTVEEDVCLKVVEKLKTAGFVYS, encoded by the coding sequence ATGGAAATCAAGGGTTCAGAAAGATTGAAAAAACTTCCTGTGTATTTGTTCGACGCTTTAGATGCGATGAAGGCGGAAGAACAAGCCAAAGGCGTTGATGTGATTGATTTAGGTGTTGGCGACCCTGACCGCCCCACGCCAAAATACATCATTGACGCGATGAAACAGGCGGTTGACGACCCTGCAAACCATCACTACCCCTCATTTAAAGGTTCGCCAGGTTACCGTAAAGCGGTCGCGACTTGGTACAAAAGCAATTTCAATGTTGATCTTGATCCCGATAAAGAAGCGCTGCTTTGCATCGGCAGCAAACGCGGCGCGGCTGACCTTCCGATGGCGCTTTGTAACCCGGGCGATGTGGTGTTGATTCCCGACCCCTGCTACACGGCGTATATCCCTGGAATTCAATTTGCAGGCGCGGAAGTCCAATTCATGCCGCTTTTGGAAGAGAACAACTTCCTGCCGGATTTGGATGCAGTTCCAGAAGAGATTTGCCAGCGCGCGAAATTGATGATTTTGAATTTTCCCGGCAACCCGACCGCTGCATTGGCGCCGCTGTCTTACTTTGAGAAAGTAGTCGCGTTCGCGAAGAAGCACAACATTGTTGTCGCGCATGATGGTCCCTATTCAGAAGCCGTATACGATGGACAGCGCCAGCCTTCATTTTTAGAAGCGCCCGGCGCGAAAGAAGTGGGAATCGAGTTTCATTCGCTCTCCAAAGTATTCAACATGAGTGGTTGGCGCTTGGCCCATGCCGTCGGAAACACAACCGTACTCGCTCATCTTGCCAAGGTCCGTTCCAATGTCGATATGGGCGCGTTTATGCCGCTGCAACACGCGGGTATCGCAGCATTGACCGGCAACATGGATTTCACCCGTGAAATGACCGCTGTTTATCAACGCAGACGCGATGTTCTCATCGACGGCCTCAATTCATTGGGATGGAACATGCGCAAACCGCCTGCAACTTTTTTCATTTGGTCGAAAGTACCCGTCGATGGCGTCTCATCCGGCGAGTTTGCCGAAAGCGTTTTACGCAAAGCTGGCGTATTGATTACGCCAGGACGCGGCTTCGGTGAAAAGGGCGAAGGGTATATCCGCATCGCTTTGACGGTCGAAGAGGATGTGTGTTTAAAAGTAGTCGAGAAACTGAAAACAGCAGGGTTTGTGTATTCTTAA
- a CDS encoding cupin domain-containing protein has translation MKKLDSNEIPWSLGDSGVKYIVQGPDVEWGVLKMKPGQSSKNYGLHIHHVVVESFYIIEGTPKIVVEGVEHRLKPGMTLTVEPHDHHNVVNDTEQDMVALFIKSPYMPEDRHLVEERP, from the coding sequence ATGAAAAAGTTAGATTCCAATGAAATTCCCTGGTCACTGGGCGACTCCGGCGTCAAATATATTGTGCAAGGTCCTGATGTTGAGTGGGGCGTATTGAAAATGAAGCCGGGGCAGTCGTCAAAAAACTATGGGCTTCATATTCACCATGTGGTTGTCGAGTCCTTTTATATCATCGAAGGAACTCCCAAAATTGTCGTCGAAGGCGTCGAACACCGACTGAAACCCGGTATGACCTTAACGGTTGAACCTCACGATCATCACAACGTCGTCAATGATACCGAGCAGGACATGGTGGCGCTGTTTATCAAAAGCCCGTACATGCCGGAAGATCGCCATCTTGTCGAAGAGAGACCGTAA